GTTGAGTTCCAGCATCAACGGCACAAAGAGCGCCGCCGACACCGCGACAATCACGACCACCACATAGCAGAGGCTCAGGCACAGGAACCGCGGCTGAACCGTATCCCACAGGAAGTGCCGTCTGAATCGTGGCCGGCTCATGTGGCCGCCGCCTTTTTCGTCCATGTTAAATGATCCTGATTTTTGAAGATGATTCGTCCGCCGCCCGCCGGCTCATAGAAGAACGCCAGCTGAAATTTGGCCTGGTCGGCATCTTGGTACGACAGGACGAACAGGGTCTTGCCTGCTTCCCGGCTTTCGTCGACCTTCGTAATCACATAGCCGTCCGCCGCGACCGCACTGGTCCCGAAACCGATTCGTCCCTGGTCGATGAACATATGCTGGTCGGTGTAGCCCTCAGTCTGCGTTTCCCACACGCCGACGAGGTACGACGGGGTCCGATCCGGCTCCGGTGAACAGGCCACACTGAGCCCCAGCAGCAACAGGCAACCCAGCGCTCTCATCGACCGCACGGAACACCTCTTTGTGATGGCGTATGCCAGAGATTCCTGGGCATGCGCCATCAGTGTGCCACAGCGGTCTGCAATTTCAATTTCTTTGGAGTTTTTCGCTGGCGCGAGATGACCAGCCGGATTGGCCTTGAGACACACGGCCGGACAACAGGGGATGCCGATCTGCCGTCGAGTGCGAGCTATTCGCTTTGAATCGGAATGTACAGGAGACTGCCCTGTCTGTTGATGAGCAGGAGCGCGAGGTCCGTGGAGCGGAGCGGCTCGGCGAGCCGTTGAAAGGTGCTGAAATTGGGGATGGGTTGCCGGTTGAGTTCCAGAATCAGGTCGCCGGGCTGCAGCCCCGACACTTCCGCCAGGCTCCCGTCTTCGATATCCGTCACCACCAAACCAGTGTTGGCAGGAAGATCCATCTGCCGCGCCAATGCGGGCGTGATCTCATCGACGATCACGCCTGACAGGGGATGTGCCGTGGGGCCGGCCGTCTCAGCAGTCTGCGCCTTGCGTTGCCGCTCGCGTGGCGCTTCCTGCACCGTCAATTCGGCCTGCATCAAACGGGCATCGCGGAGAAGCTCGACCCGGTGTTTGCTGCCGATGGTGGCCGCTGCCATGAGGTTGCGCAGATGGCCGCTGTCCATGACATCACGCCCATCGAACCGCACCACCACATCGCCGCGTTTCAACCCCGCCCGTTCGGCTGAACCCTTGGCCTGCAGATCGGTGATGATCGACCCCTTCACGTCCGGGAGGTGAAAAATCTTAGCCAGCAGCGGCGTGACATCTTGCGTGGACGCGCCCAGAAATCCGCGGACCACACGGCCCGTCTTGATGAGGCTCTGCATGGCGGTCCTGGCCATGTTGCTGGGAATGGCAAACCCGACGCCGACGCTCCCGCCGGTAGGGCTGGCGATGGCTGTGTTGATCCCGACCAACTCACCATTCGTGTTCACCAATGCGCCGCCCGAATTACCGGGGTTGATCGGCGCATCGGTCTGAATGAAATCTTCCACATCGGCGACTCCCACGTCCGCACGGCCGACCGCGCTCACGATGCCGAACGTCACCGTGCGGCTCAAACCAAGCGGATTGCCGATGGCCAGGACAAAATCTCCGACCGCGAGCGCACTGGAATCACCCCAGGCCGCCGAGGGGAGGCCGGTGGCATTGATCTTCACGACGGCCACATCGGTCTTCGGATCAGTCGCAACGACACGGCCCTTGAATTGCCGTCGATCGGCCAGAATAACTTCCACATCCACCGCATCGGCGACGACATGGTTGTTCGTGATGATATAGCCGTCGGACGACACAATCACGCCGGACCCCTGTCCGTACTGGCGGCGTGGCGGCACATCCTTAAACATGCCGAACGGCAGACCTTCATCGCTGAACGCCTGGTCGTGCACCATGACGGTGGAGGCAATACTGACGACGGCGGGAAGGACTTTCGCTGCGGTGGCCCGCACCTGTGCCTGCAAATCGCCATTGGTGCTGACCTTTGACAGACGCGGTGCAAACAGATCCGCAGCCGAGGCAGACCAATCCGGCCCGCCCCCTAACAGGGCGCCCGCGATTCCTAGAACCAACAGGCCCGCTTGTGGTCGACCTAATGACATGGCGTGAGACATCCCTCACCGGCTACGAAAAGCTCGCTCCTTCCAGAACCGTTCGCGTTGCGCTCCCCATTCCGTCGAGCGTCAAAAATAATCCGCAGCCTATCACGCACCATCTACCTGCACACGCAGAACTCATAAATCGGTCTGCCGAAGGCGTAACGCGTTCGAAATCACGGAAAGGGAACTCAATGTCATGGCAGCACTGGCGATCATCGGGCTGAGGAGAAGCCCGAACACCGGATAGAAGAGCCCGGCGGCGACCGGGACACCAATACTATTGTACACAAAGGCGAAGAAGAGATTCTGACGGATATTTCGCATGGTCGCCTTACTCAACCGATAGGCCCGGACGATTCCCCGCAAATCGCCTTTCACCAAGGTCACCCCGGCATGCTCCATCGCGACATCGGTCCCGGTACCCATGGCGATGCCGACATCCGCCTGCGCAAGGGCCGGCGCATCGTTGATGCCGTCCCCGGCCATCGCGACAACCTGGCCTTGCCGTTGTAACTCTTGCACGATCCGGCTCTTCTCTTCCGGTTTCACGCCGGCCCTGACCTCATCCAATCCCAATTCCTTGGCTACAGCCTGCGCCGTCACGGCATGGTCGCCGGTCACCATCACCAGGCGAATGCCCTCCTGTCTCAACCAGCGGAGCGCCTCCGGCGTGGAACTCTTGATCGGGTCAGCCACGCCCAGCAAGCCGATCGCGCGGCCGTCCACGGCAACCACCATCACGGTCTGCCCTGTCTGCCGCATCAGCTCGGCATTGGCCTCCAAGTCGGCAAGCGCGGTCTCGGCGCCGACCTTTAGCTCCCGTAGCCAATCGATGGTGCCCACCGCAACCCGCTTCGTCCCGACGGTCGCCATGACGCCTTTCCCCGCCTTCGACGTAAACCCGGTTGCCGGTTCCAAAGTGATTCCTCGCGCTTCGGCCCCGCCGACAATCGCATTGGCGACCGGATGCTCACTCGCCCGCTCGACCGACGCGGCCAATCGCAAGAGATCCGTTTCGGACCAGGGCGACAATGCGCTGACCACCCGCAACTTCGGCTTGCCTTCCGTCAACGTCCCGGTTTTGTCGAACACCAGGGTCGTGATCTGTTCAATCCTCTCCAACGCCTCGGCCTTCTTGAACAGCACCCCGGCCGACGCCCCGCGCCCGGTCCCCACCATGATGGACATGGGCGTCGCCAACCCAAGCGCGCAAGGACAGGCGATGATCAACACCGCCACGGCATTCAACAGGGCATGCGCAAGGCGGGGCTCCGGTCCCAGCCACGCCCACAGCAATCCACTGACGATCGCCACGCCGACAACGGTCGGCACAAAGTACCCGGCCACCACATCGGCGGTGCGCTGGATAGGCGCTCGACTGCGTTGCGCCTCGGCCACCATTTGAACGATGTGGGACAACAGCGTATCCGCTCCCACCCGATCCGCTCGCATCACCACGCCGCCTGATCCGTTGATCGTGCCGCCGGTGACCCGGTCCCCGGCATATTTTTCGACAGGCATGGATTCGCCGGTAATCATCGATTCGTCGATCGACGTCGAACCTTCGAGTATGATTCCGTCCACCGGCACCCGTTCGCCAGGACGCACCCGCAGCCGATGGTCGACCTGCACCTGTTCAAGCGGCACATCCTCTTCACGGCCGTCATCACGCAACAGGCGCGCGGTCTTAGGCGCCAGGCCGAGCAGCGCCCTGATCGCACCGGTCGTGCGACTCCGGGCTCGGAGTTCCAAGACCTGGCCTAAGAGCACCAACACGGTAATCACTGCCGCCGCTTCGAAATACACCGGCACCGCCCCGCTCTCAAGATGGAACGATGGCGGGATCCACGACGGGAGCAACGTGGCAACGACGCTGTAGAGATAGGCCGTGCCGGTGCCGATCGCGATCAACGTAAACATGTTCGGGCTGCGGTGCACGATCGACGCCCAGCCGCGCTGAAAAAACGGCCATCCGGCCCAGAGCACCACCGGCGTGCTGAGCACAAACTGCACCCAGGCCGACTGGATGTCCGACAGAAGATGTTGCATCGGATGGCCAGGAATCATATGCGACATGGCCAACAGGAACACCACCGCCGCGGGTGCCAGTGCCACCCAGAACCGTCTGGCCATATCGACCAGTTCTGGATTCAGCTCCTCCGCGACGGTGACCGTCCGTGGCTCCAGCGCCATTCCGCACGTCGGACAGGCCCCCGGCTCCGCCTGCACGATCTCCTGATGCATCGGGCAGACATATTCCGTCTTGGTCGGCAGCGGTTGCACGGAATCCGGTTCCAAAGCCATCCCGCATTTCGGGCAAGGGACCGGCTTCTCCTCCAACACTTCAGGACACATGGGACAGACATACTTGGTCCCCGGAGGAACCGGGGTCGGAGGCATCGACTCTTTGGCGGCACCCGGCGACAAATAGCGTGACGGATCTGCGCGAAACTTGGTGAGACAACCCTGGCAGCAGAAGTGGTAGGTCGTGCCTTCGTAAGCGAAAGACCCGGCTGCCGTGGCCGGGTCCACCGTCATCCCACAGACGGGGTCAATGACCGTTGCCGTCGTCGGCCCTGCAGACGAAGCCCCCAACATGGGTAGGGCCTTTCCCCCGAACTGCCGAAGAGGCGTCGGCGGGACTGACGCGGTAGGGGCAAGGTACCGGGCCGGATCGGCGAGGAACTTCGTGAGACAGGCCTGGCAGCAGAAGTAATAGGTCTTCTGTTCATGGGTGTGGGGGCCGGCCGCCGTGGCCGGCTGGACGGTCATCCCGCAGACCGGATCGCGCTCCCCTCCTGTCACCGGCTGTTCCGGCATCGCCTGCATCATCGGCAGCGGCCGGCGGCCTGGCTGTTGAGCACCGACCCGGGCGGGGACTGCCTTCGTCACGTACTGAGTCGGCTGGGCGCGGAACCGGTCGAGGCAGTGGAGGCTGCAGAAATAGTAAGTCTGGCCCTCATGTTCCGCATACCCCGCCGCCTGGTCCGGCTCCACCGTCATGCCGCAGACTGGATCACGTGCCATGCATTACTCCGCTGGGAAGCGAAGAGCGTATGGCCGATGGCATATGGCGTCCAGTCAAGAGTCGGAAGAACCAAACCTTCCGTCACTCCCGTCTCTCTCCTGCTATCAGCCACAAGCCATCAGCTATTCGCCCCGACTATTTTTTCGCGCTGTCTCCATCCAGAATGCTCTGGATGATCAGCTTCAGGTTTTCCGGATCGATCTGTTCGACCTTGATGTTGCCGTCGAGCAATACCGTCGGGGTCTGCTGGACCTTGATGCGATCACCCCATCGACGCCCGTCTTCAAAGGCCTTGGCCGGCTTGGCACTGGCCAATCCCTCTTCGAACGCGGCGGGATTTAGTCCGACCTCGCGGATCAGCACTTCCCGAATGGCCTTATCGATGATCCCGATCTTGTCTGTATGGATGGTCCGGAACAAAGCCCGCTTCATCTCGTTGCCCTTGCCCATGGTCTTGGCCTGCTCGTACATATCGAAGGCTGTCGGCAGCTTACCGGGAATGACAGGATAGCCCACCATGACCGCTTCGAGTTTGTTCCCGAATGCCTTCTCCAGAATCGCCAATCCTTCGCCGTCAAACCGATGGCAATGCGGACAATAGAAATCGGCAAACTCCACCAACTGAACCTTCCCCGGCTTGTGCGTCGACTTTTCTTCGCTCAAGATTTGAAAGTTGCCTTTCAATTCAGGTTTCCCCGCCTGCGCGATGCCCGAAAAACCGAGCCATGCCATCACCATCAGCCCCATGAACAGACCACCGTGCCACACTCGACGCTTCACCATACGCTGCACTCCTTTTTCCAACAGGACTCGCTTCAGCGGACTCGTGGGCATTATAAACAATGCTCACGATCTTCCACGTCTGTTATAATGCCAACGATGCGGGGCAAACTTCTACAGGGGATCGGTATTTTCTGCCTTACCGCAGTGCTGACGGCCTGCGCGACGTCCGCGGACCAGCGTGAGTCGGCCGACGGCAGCCCCCCGTCTCCGCCGTTCTCTCAAATCAAGGCGACGCCGGAATCCTTCAAAGGACAGACGCTCGTGCTCGGCGGGCAAGTCCTTTCGGCCCGCCGCCTGAAAGACGGCACACGTCTCGAAGTACTCCAGCTACCGCTGAACAACGCCCAGCAGCCGTCGCTGGATCTGATGAAATCCCAAGGTCGCTTCGTGGCCATTCAACGTGAATTTCTCGACCCGGCCACAGTGCCTCCCGGTACCTTCCTCACCGTCACCGGCGAACTGACCGGTTCGGTCACCCTGCCGTTGGATGAAACGGATTACGTCTATCCGGTGATCGACATCAAGAGCTTCCGCACCTGGATTCCGTCACAAGACTCGGATCAATTCCGATACCGCCCCTATCCCTACTACAGCCCGTTCTGGCATCCCTATTGGGGACCGTACGGACGGTTCCCTTATTACTGGTAACCGTCCGGCCCTTGCCCCTCGACCCACCGGCGCGCACGAAACAAACCTGGCCGCCGGCCTCGTTACGCCTACCGAATCGCACAGCTGCGTGCCCTTGAACGAGAACGCCCCGTCCATCTGGAGATGAACGGGGCGTTCCCACAACCGACTCGCTTCGGTCGTTACTTAATCATGATCAACTGGCCACCCGGCTGCTTCGGGTTCAACTGATCCCGATAGGACAGCGTGTTGCCCTGCGTGGCGTTGAACAGGTCGCTCGTCGGGACACCGATGTACTTGGTCTCACCGGGCTTGAGGACCACTTCCGCCTTCAGCACGAACGGCGAGGCCGCGTTGACCGGATCCGTCATCTGGAAACCACGCTCCGTGGAGGTGTTATTCGTCACCTTCAGCAAGACCGGGCGGCCGGGACGGACTTTGAAGTCGATGACAGTGGTCGGTGGATACCAGGCCTTGAGGCCGCCCACTTCCACCGCAAACAATTGCGCATCCACTTCCAATTCCTTGAACGGCTGGCCGACCACAGAACCGGTCTCGAGGTCGCCCACTTCGACGCCGCCGGCTTGCAACGCCCAGGCTCCGGTCGCACTCGACAACAGACTCAACGCGCCAAAAAACAATACTGCAC
The sequence above is drawn from the Nitrospira defluvii genome and encodes:
- a CDS encoding Do family serine endopeptidase, coding for MSLGRPQAGLLVLGIAGALLGGGPDWSASAADLFAPRLSKVSTNGDLQAQVRATAAKVLPAVVSIASTVMVHDQAFSDEGLPFGMFKDVPPRRQYGQGSGVIVSSDGYIITNNHVVADAVDVEVILADRRQFKGRVVATDPKTDVAVVKINATGLPSAAWGDSSALAVGDFVLAIGNPLGLSRTVTFGIVSAVGRADVGVADVEDFIQTDAPINPGNSGGALVNTNGELVGINTAIASPTGGSVGVGFAIPSNMARTAMQSLIKTGRVVRGFLGASTQDVTPLLAKIFHLPDVKGSIITDLQAKGSAERAGLKRGDVVVRFDGRDVMDSGHLRNLMAAATIGSKHRVELLRDARLMQAELTVQEAPRERQRKAQTAETAGPTAHPLSGVIVDEITPALARQMDLPANTGLVVTDIEDGSLAEVSGLQPGDLILELNRQPIPNFSTFQRLAEPLRSTDLALLLINRQGSLLYIPIQSE
- a CDS encoding heavy metal translocating P-type ATPase — protein: MARDPVCGMTVEPDQAAGYAEHEGQTYYFCSLHCLDRFRAQPTQYVTKAVPARVGAQQPGRRPLPMMQAMPEQPVTGGERDPVCGMTVQPATAAGPHTHEQKTYYFCCQACLTKFLADPARYLAPTASVPPTPLRQFGGKALPMLGASSAGPTTATVIDPVCGMTVDPATAAGSFAYEGTTYHFCCQGCLTKFRADPSRYLSPGAAKESMPPTPVPPGTKYVCPMCPEVLEEKPVPCPKCGMALEPDSVQPLPTKTEYVCPMHQEIVQAEPGACPTCGMALEPRTVTVAEELNPELVDMARRFWVALAPAAVVFLLAMSHMIPGHPMQHLLSDIQSAWVQFVLSTPVVLWAGWPFFQRGWASIVHRSPNMFTLIAIGTGTAYLYSVVATLLPSWIPPSFHLESGAVPVYFEAAAVITVLVLLGQVLELRARSRTTGAIRALLGLAPKTARLLRDDGREEDVPLEQVQVDHRLRVRPGERVPVDGIILEGSTSIDESMITGESMPVEKYAGDRVTGGTINGSGGVVMRADRVGADTLLSHIVQMVAEAQRSRAPIQRTADVVAGYFVPTVVGVAIVSGLLWAWLGPEPRLAHALLNAVAVLIIACPCALGLATPMSIMVGTGRGASAGVLFKKAEALERIEQITTLVFDKTGTLTEGKPKLRVVSALSPWSETDLLRLAASVERASEHPVANAIVGGAEARGITLEPATGFTSKAGKGVMATVGTKRVAVGTIDWLRELKVGAETALADLEANAELMRQTGQTVMVVAVDGRAIGLLGVADPIKSSTPEALRWLRQEGIRLVMVTGDHAVTAQAVAKELGLDEVRAGVKPEEKSRIVQELQRQGQVVAMAGDGINDAPALAQADVGIAMGTGTDVAMEHAGVTLVKGDLRGIVRAYRLSKATMRNIRQNLFFAFVYNSIGVPVAAGLFYPVFGLLLSPMIASAAMTLSSLSVISNALRLRQTDL
- a CDS encoding DsbA family protein, which codes for MVKRRVWHGGLFMGLMVMAWLGFSGIAQAGKPELKGNFQILSEEKSTHKPGKVQLVEFADFYCPHCHRFDGEGLAILEKAFGNKLEAVMVGYPVIPGKLPTAFDMYEQAKTMGKGNEMKRALFRTIHTDKIGIIDKAIREVLIREVGLNPAAFEEGLASAKPAKAFEDGRRWGDRIKVQQTPTVLLDGNIKVEQIDPENLKLIIQSILDGDSAKK
- a CDS encoding Slp family lipoprotein, with the translated sequence MRGKLLQGIGIFCLTAVLTACATSADQRESADGSPPSPPFSQIKATPESFKGQTLVLGGQVLSARRLKDGTRLEVLQLPLNNAQQPSLDLMKSQGRFVAIQREFLDPATVPPGTFLTVTGELTGSVTLPLDETDYVYPVIDIKSFRTWIPSQDSDQFRYRPYPYYSPFWHPYWGPYGRFPYYW